The following nucleotide sequence is from Hirundo rustica isolate bHirRus1 chromosome 15, bHirRus1.pri.v3, whole genome shotgun sequence.
ATGTCTAATAAAGGAAAACCATTTATGATGATGAAATATGTACAAGAAACAACTTGGCTCTGTGTTGCTCCGACCCCTGACCTGGAGGTGCCAGGTATTTCGTTTCacctgccttctttttttttttttttttaatttctgtttcatatCAAGAACACAGTACATTTTTAGAGAAACAATACTTTTACTACAAAACCATGTAAATGATTATATACAAAATGGTTACTGGAATTTGGTTTTGTACTGCAGTGACAGAAATAACTAGGTGCTGACGTTTATTTACGCTTCCTTAGTACTAAGTACATCACTCCACTGATCAGGGTAAAGGCAAATGCAATCCAGGCTAAGACAAAGGAATAGCCATATTGGCCCTTGGAAACTTCCATCCTATATCCATGGCTCTGGTGCAGGTCTTCGTGCCTGTCTGTGTAGATGGAAGCTGCAATCATAACACACAGacctgcaggaggaagaaaataataaaggtCGGTATCTTAAAATATTATCAGTACACACAACTATTCACTGTCTTTTCTGTCAGCTGCTTCCCACAATGTCCTTTCTTTGCAGATGCTCGTTTTCCATCCTCAAACTAACCTGGAAGCATTTCAAGacatattttcagtttatttggCAAGCTTTAAATTTGAAGTGCTGTTGTGTATCTATGTCATTTGCAGTGAACAGAAAATGGTTCTGAACATCTGGGTAGTTTTtaaggctgaaaaaaatcaaagtgagTACTCGCCTGTAACAATTAGAGAGTTATTTAATGTGTTCAAGAAGTTCAGAATCTCAAATCCTTTCCCTTCAAAGTTTGTATTACTTTATACTGAGCAGTGGTGACATCCATGTTTTAACTGCCTATATATGACAGAATGGAACAGTTCACTGTTTAAACAGTTAAGGATAAGCTATGGCCTCAACAGCACTAGAGAGTTCTCATGCAGCTCATTCTTTTTGAAACCTTTTCCCGCTTTCCTACTTTCACGAAAATATCATTAAAGTCAAAAGTGTTGAAAAATCACTCACATGACAGGAGCTGGATGATAGAGGTTAACACAAATCTTTCTCCTTGCTTCAGACGGAAGAGTTGAAgaatgaaaaccagaaatgcCACACAGCAGAAAATCGTAGACAGAATCATGGCGGCCTGAACAGCCTGAATTGATTGATACTCTGCAAAAACAAAGCAGCCTTGATTAAAAATAGTTTCTCTCTTCGCCTTCTCCTGCAAGGAGTTaaggggcagagctgtgctccatAAGTAGGAGTTCAGCAGATGCAGCAAAGCAGTTGTGTGTGCATTGCACAGGCTGGttctcctctgcttccttgGTATTAATACAGCCAGTGGCTTAAAAACCTCTAAAAGCTTCTCATCAAACTGaatgaaaacactgaagagaCTACTTCTGCCACACCCCACCCTTTGCTGCCATCAATGCCCTGGAAGCACAGGGAAATCGCCAGCTGTGCCAAACAGCTTCCAAATGCAGAGCCCAGCCTCCCAGCAGACCTGGAGACAGCTCTGTGGAGCAGCAGACACACCTCTGCCCCCCCTCATCTCCCCAGGGTGGGTCCCTGACTGCAGTGGACACACGGTAATACACAGAACAAACCCAGGTTAGCTGAGATGGCCTGTGTGAAGTGCCTCAGCTCACTGCACATTACAGGCCCTAAACCAACCGGAtgcttggaaaacaaaatgggTACACGGTTCTTCAAATTATTTACCTCTTTAACGTACACAGAGATGGAAAGTGAACAAATAAACAGAACATTTGAGAATACTTTCAGTTTTTGTAAGGCAGGCTATTACACTAGGCTGTATATTAAACTTCCTTCTAAAAACTCCAGCTTGagttttcttctactttttccCCCATTCTTGTACACAGCCAGCATCTTTAGGTTCTTCTCTGCAAGTTCAATTCTGAAGCAAATTCTACCACTTCAGATGACTTCAGTGTTTTtacctaatttttttaagaactcaTTAGCAGTCATTATCAGTAGTTTGTGTTTACTCTCTTGCACTGGTCTCTTAAGTGCACATGACAGCTTCCCACTCACAGAAACTGTTAGAACAGTTGcctttccaaaatgaaaaaccaATATTAAAGTTTTTAGAAGACCTGCCTAGTTAGGACATACGCATTTTTGAAGAACTATGAACCTGCCCCTGTAAATTTCATAGCAGTTTCACCAGATCTCCTGAAAGAACACAGACACAGGCATGGAGAGACACTCACCGTTGAACTCCTCAGTGATAGCCATACAGGTGCTCGTATTTGTGGTACACATTCTCCAGACATCTGTAGAAAAGTTATCTCCCACCCACCAGGCCTGCAAAATAGAAGTAAAGGACTCttacagggagaaaaaacaaacagaaactaCAAATCTCCTTCCTTGTCCAAGTGTCTGCTGATCAGATACATCAGCTGTAAcgattttctgttcatttttgaTGCTTAACCACTCAAATGAAATGTGAGATCTCATGGCATTTCAGAATAAAGGGTATACAATTATCCACGCATCATTCTCATTTTAGACCTCTGTGCAGTAGGTAAGGGCATCTTAAACATCCCAAAGCACAAGGGATTTCCAGCATTTGGGCAGAAATTTCACATAATCGGTGATTGCTCTCTCCTTGAGACACCTAGACAAGATTTGCTTTGTTCACCCAGACCCTGTTTAGAATGCACACCTCTCTGAAGGAACAGCATTTGCTAATTTGCAGGAAATAGCATCACCTGTGAAACAGAAGTCCTTTATAGATGTTCTGGCTCCTGCCACTGACGTGATTCACATCAATGTaatgcagctgtgctgaggTATACTATGGCATCTGTCTGGTAATGGCTGCTGACAAACTAAGATCCTCTTGTGGTATTTCTATTTTGAGGTTTTAACATTCAAGGCAAAATGGTACTGCAGCATCTGAGCAGATTTTTACAGTAGCCTGGAAAATGACAAGCACTCCACAAGTGGCATTTCCTCAGGAAACCCATTCCCATTCCAATAGCTACCCAGGCCTTTGTTTTGACTAGAGCTGCACAAAATACAGCTTATAAATACGATTCCTGGTAGGATCTGCTGCTTAAATAGACATCCAGAAGCCTCAGAGCTTACTGTGCAGCTTTGCAAACAATACTGCAGTTAAAACTATGATATATTATGGTTGTAGGCATATGGATAAACAGAACGCtgtgttttaagaaaatgaaCTACTTTCTCAGGATGCCATTCATTTGGATTTTACAGTTCAAATTCAATGTTATTTTTCAGCTCTGAGCTCTTATATAGATACATAGTATAAAATGTAATAGAAGGGGGTTGTAGGGTTTAAGTTTTTAATTGCTCAAAAGTAGCTAATGACACAAAGCAGAGTGCAtaggcttttatttctgtaataatttGGGTTGTGTAGCAGATTTGAAATAAGATTAGGTTGCTTTGCCCACTGTCTTTGCATTCTAAATATTCAAAGGAGCAGGGTAGGACAACCTACTCTAGTGCTCAAATAATGACCAACTTCCATGGAACAATCAACCAGCTGACTAAAATGTAACACCTGAGTTTGTACGCTTTTGCAATAAAAAGTTGTGGGTTACACATTTCACTTGGGGCATGGTTTTCACTGAACACTATTTTCAGCAGCaaattttttaatatcaaaatcCTGTACATTCATCAGATTTCATTGACACATTCCACAGCAACGACTTCTGATCAGGATAGTGGGCTGTTTTGGAAAATTGAGAATTCCACTAAAAGCTTGATATAAATACTGGAGGGTAAATTCTTTCtgatcacaaaaataaaatggaaatttgaaaagaaagcaacataaaatattttaaagctttgtgCTGAAGCTACTTCAACTTAATGGACACAGATACATTCATGGTGTCTCTCATGATTTAACGGGGCATCTGGACAAGCATTTGTGAGGCAAAGCACACCTTGACTGAAATTATCCCCACACGTTAATCCCCAGCTGTTTGACTTCATGTGCTTTACACAAAAGGACAGtggatttttcccctctctccttcaTAGCCAGCTGAATAAAACCTCAGGGCTCTACCCTGTAAATATCGTCCCTGGCCAAGTCTCTCCCAGGGGAGAGGATGTGCTGCCTTGAGTTTACAGCATGATGCCATGGATAGATTATCCACCAGCAACATGCACATCCAAGGCACTTTTGTTACAGAAGGCTCTTAGGACACCAGTGTGCCTAACAAACTTAGCTTCTCTCAGTAAGTCAGTTGAAGCCTAGAGAAGAAAAACTCAATTTTTATGAAGCAAAGAAATCCCAGTATATTTGAGAGACGAGAAGAAATGACACTTACATTGTCGATAGTTGAGATGAACAGCAGCGCTGCCGAGGTTATGTGAAACACGATAATGAAGGCCAGGAGAATCAGCATCCTTGCTCTGGGAAGGCTTTAGGCTGAGATAAATCTGTTGAACATAAGGAATAATATGAACAATCTTTAAGAGCGGTCAGTGGATCGACCTGCAGTAAATGGTGCTGTTAGAGACAGTAACATCAGATGCAGTTTGAATCCACAGCACATGTTCTATCTCTGCAGATACTGAACTGGCATCATGGGTGTTAAAATGAATCACAACTTGAAATGAAGCCAAGAGGTGCATTTTGCAACCTTCCAGCACGATGGCTGCAATGAATAAACACACAAAGAAGTTTCGTTCTGTGTGCAAGGATGGAAAACTCCTTCACGTCACCTTTTAGAGAAGTGCATTTCAAATTACAGCCTCATGTGCAGTGATGATATTTCCACTGACTGCAGTAAGGTCTTGTTTCAACCATCCTTCCAAAGAAGGAAGAACCAGATTTCAAAAGGAtgcttttagaagaaaattaagtgCATCAAGAACTACCTCCTGGATTTAGTAACACCTATGTTGTACCTTAGGCCTCATGTCCTTTGTTCATAGTTATAAGTTTTATCCACTGAATAATGACTAAGAACTACCGTTTTCTTCAACATATTGCTCCCACTGGTAGGTCTGAATAAACCCATTAGTCACATAATAATCCAATTAGCTATTTTATGTTCAGTCACTTAATACTCTCTGTAGGCTCCCTATTACCTTCATACCTTATTTACCCACTTATTACAATGTCAAATCTCACGCTGAAAAAAcatgaacattaaaaaaaaaaaaaaaactttttgtgTACAAGAGAATCAGAAACTCTATTTCACTGGAATCCCCAGGAAATCTGCGGGCACATAAGAAATAGGTTAGGGAAAACTACTGCTACTaatacacagaaaaatgcaattgCTTGacatatctatttctttttggCCAGAAATTCTTGCCAATTAATGTATGCTTTAAGGAATCTGCAGTCTTGCAGATCTTTGCAGTTAAAGTGCGCCATTCTGTACATCATCTGCATGTTGTCACTCCTCAGTACATTAATGcatatttctccctttcttttgctttggaCACATTCTATGATGTCAAATGATGCCAACACATAACACAGTAAATATCCAAAAGAAAGGGCAGTTATGAATTTTAAGACTTTTATCAATTTTAAGACTtccatgtggtttttttcatgtcaaaCCCCATCTCTCCTACTGCCATTTACTGGAATCATGAACCACATGAGTAATTAAACCAAATAAAAGGACTACTCTGacagcatttttaaagcagctcCACTGGCACTCTCATCAGGGCAAATAATAACTACTCTGCAAAACTTTAACAAAAAGATAATTGACAGCATAATAACTCAGTGAATAGAGACCAGGAGTTCCAGACTAATCCTCTCCATCTCCACTGCAGTACAGAGTTATAACAAGCTCAAAGGCAAACAGCATTAAAGTGCTTTTGTGAAAAATAAGTGGATAGCCTTATATCCGTATCTAATTAGAATGACTGAATGGGAAAGCCAAGTCCAACCCTAAAATAGGAAAAGCAGCTACTCTAGTGTGTATTCCTTCCCATTTCCTCTCTGTTAAACTCTGCCTTCTCAGCCACAACAAAGAACAGAAAGTGGCAATTTCCTCCAATGAGCTGATTCTGCTGTATGACTCAAGGTCCTCTGAATCCAGTTCCGCTTCCACAAATGTCATTCATGGCTCTCTATTGAGCCTTGCTtgaatgaaaggaagaaaggaaaagaagatattttgtgGGTTTGTATAATGccacatcaaaatattttctttgcgaTATGTACCAGTCTTTGCACAGCACTCTCTTGTCTtgtggctggttttttttgcGAGGTTCATTTCTTGCACAGATGGTATCTAAGCATTCAGTAATGCAACAATCATCTGCCACATAAGGAGAGAGAACCAAATTGTACTCGgtattattttaagaataacAATGCAATTTCATCTTATTACATGAAGTAACATAAAGTAAGAGAGACCAAAAAATGTAACCTAATTAAAACCAATCTTGCAAAAGCAAGATCTGCCAACACAGGAGAACCCACTTTATCTTCAATCAAGTGAGtggttttgttttactgttttcatcCATAAAGAGAAGTGTTTGAGACAAGATAGATAAACATGTATGGCTGGtgagaagaatttttttgttttacccaaaaaaagccaagattaaatgaaagagatttttgttttgtcttcaccaaaaacaaaacaaaacaaaacaaaacaaaacaaaacaaaacaaaaaaaaccaccagtaAGAAAGGTCTAATGTTTCTGTTACTAAGACCCTTCCTAACAACCATCTTTAGATTCCTCCTCCGGACTTGCTGGCAACAGCTCCCTTCATGAGCTGCTACAACTTCTGTGCAAACAGTGCTAAACAATGACACATGGAGACAGGAATTAAATAcactggggaaaaggagggagacaGACCATTTCCAAGTAATTAATACCAGGAAAAGACAACAAGAACTGATTATCCAATCTGTCATGCCTGAGCAGGATCCCAGAAGTGCAAAGACCTCAATCACTCCTCCAAACTTTCCCTTCCCATGGACACCCAGGAGTTTCTGTGGTTCATCCCAGCCTGCACAAGGAATAATGAAGGGAGGAGGGTTTTCCAGAGAAACTCTCTGAGATCTATGGGCAGGAAGCAAAGAGCAGCTACCCTCTTCCAAGATGCCACCAGTAAAGTCACAGATGCTACTACAGAATCTGCGTCCCTCTCTAGCTGGAAATTCTGGATTTTATCCCTCAGAGAGAACTACCAGTCCTTCTCCACTCCACTCAGTCCTGGAATTCAAAACCTTACTGTGCAGACTCAAGGTTCTTCCACTCCCTCAGCATGAAGCTCTTCCTTCCCCAGTCCTCTGAGGACAGCCTGCCTGGGAATGTCTCCtagcagcaggcagctcctttcctctccctatGAGCAAGGGAAGGACACAGTTACAGAGCACTGTTTGCATTTACATTCAGAATTGTTATTTCACTAAGGTATTACTAACCAAACACTTTGGTAACATCCTGTTCTGCACACTAGCTGTACTCCTTTTCTCATTTACCATCAACTGTTTCCTGGGCAGAGTGATTTTTCACCATCTCCCATCTGCAGTTGAAACACACCATGCTCTCAGGTCAAGGTGTTCATGATTTTTAAGTACACTGCCTTTAGGCACGGATGAAGGCTGGCATGATGCAACAGATATTGTTCATCATTCCCCAAAGTGGCTTGAATTCTTTTAATAGtttttatacacacacagatataTGAGAAAAGCTTTTTGGACACACTACACTTACAATGATGGAGCCACTCTTCTCAGAAGTACGTGATGAAAAGACTACAGGCAACAGTTACAAGTTGCAACAAGGAATATTCCAATTGTGAAAAAAGTATTAATTATATTCAATGAGCATGATTAAGTACTGGAACAGGGCCCACGAGGCTGTGGGATCTCCATTCTTGGACATCTTCCTGACTTGACTGAAGCAAGACCCAGAACGTCCTGATCTAACCCCCTGCTTGGAGCCAGAGTCTGCACTAGAGACCTCCAGaggccccttccagctcagctctcctgTCAATCTGTAGCTATTTCAGGAACCTCCCTGTACTAATCTCCAGCAAAGCTCTGACAAAAGAGAACATACTATTTGACTTAGCTCATCACATGTGCCATTAAAACCAGATTCGGGGGTTATAGTAAGAATGACATTGGATGTCAACATGAATTCCTCTAATTGCAAGCCTAAGCATTTAATACCACTTCACAAGGTATGGTTTAAGGCAGAAGTGGACAGATACTGCTGAGCTACAAGTGCAGACTGCCACTGGATCTAGAAAGAGTAAGTTATAGGAATCCCACTGAACACATCCAGATTTGCTGTGGTAATAACATTTCCCACAAATCCTGTTAAGTTGCAGGATACTTACACAAAACATTGAAAACAGAAGGCCAGTTATAGCAACAgcacatatttttttcaattaatgCAGAAGTAATGCTCCAGTGCCACTCCATTTTACATGGGGAGGATAAATACAGCAGTCACACTTCTTTTGAATCTCTTCAGTAATGCAGACTTTTGGAAGAAGTAGTTTGCACTTGCCATGGGAGAGCCTGATGAGCTTTAGAAGAAATGAAGGCCTCTACTATAATCTCCTGGACATGCAGAAACAAGTACATTTATACAGGATAAGACACTACAACCATCACAGAACTGCACAGTAAAATAAGGTATCTAGGCCAGGGCTTGCAACATTTCTGAACTGTAGTGTTTCAAATCTGGATTGCCTCCCTATGTCAtatcacacacaaaaacacatcCCCTGCAGAAAAGCCTCAGTTTATCGCTAGGATGAAGTTTATCTTTATCTTTAATGTCCATCAGTACAAAGAAACAagactatttaatttttttctgctgtttagtacagcaagcaagcaaaaatgaaaatagttcTTAACAGAATTTGACAGTTGTTAACAGAAGTTTTATCACTGCTTTCCAACCCGGATGTCATCTCCACAACAAACGTTTTCCTCCCATGCAGTTCAACTCTGCTGCCAGGCTGTTTCTCATGTTTTTGTATACTCAGTTTTTGCAACCAGCAATACATAGTGGAGTATGTTTATCCTGAGCTCATTTGCATTGGAAAGGCTGAAGCTTAGCCTCCAATACTGGCTGCTGCCCTCGCTCCCTAAGATCAAGCCAGGGGTTTTTATCATCTTCATCTGAGCCCACATATGAGAAAACTTCCACACAGACAATCCTGGTTCATCCCCTTAGAAACACAGTGAAATCTCTGCaaaacagctcctgctctgcataGACTGAGGCTGGGGGTGTGCAGACTCTCAACACCCACGTTTAGTGTGCTGAAAAGACACACCCAAAACAAGGGGTAGAGGATCCTGCTCAACAAGTTACCAtacctgcagctctctgcactGGGATGTTTCATTGCAACTAGAACAGCAGGTCGTTGGGCCATCAATAAGTGTTCAGTTCAGCTGAACTTTCTTGAGGTCACTGAATCAAAGCAAACCTTAAATATCAATTCTACTGCCCCCCAGTGCTATAATTAGGtgtaaaaatgtgaatttagaagaaaaactcTGTATACTTGTAGCATGAGAAATCTCTCATCTTGTGATGCATCATAAGTTGTTTGGATTTACATGTTTTGCTCAGAGTTCTTGTGCCACATCTCATGGTGTCTCATGACAGAGAACTCAGAAGCTGGCACACATTTTGCCTGTACCACTGTCTCTAAACTTGCACAAAATTCCCTGGTTTATGAAGAACAGAGTGATActgttaacatttttttttccttttatcaagTATGAAGGgttctgttttccttgtgtGATTCTCAGAACTGGAACCAAAAATGAAGTTCAGACAGCAGACTTTCTCCCAAGCCAGCAATTTCAACAATCCTCTAATGCCTAAATATCAAACAACATAAAGAACGAGAAAATCAGGAAATGTAATACCAAGAGAATAATTACACCAGTTGAAACAATTTACTtcagtttctttatttcttctgtctgAGTTAATTTAACAGTTGGGAACACCAACACTCTTCAAGTGTAGATTCAAACTGTGACCTGTTTTCATGCTCAGGTGTTTCCCAGCTAACAATCAATACAGAAACTGAATGTCCTTCACCCAGTCTCTGCAGGCAATGTGGAGACCTCCAGGAAGTGCTGGATGGCTCTGACTACACTCTGCAATACTGAATGGGGACCCAGGACGGAAATGCAAAGTACAAGTAACAGTCTGCACGGCACATGGGCTCCCACCCAATTTCTTCCTGGTGTGAAGCTAAGCTGGAAGAACAATATGTTCTAcgtgaaataaaatttcaggtCCCTGCTTGATGCTGGCTTTGGAATCAAGAGGGCTAAGTGTCCTGTGAGCTCCTAGATGGCAGAGAGACCATCagctctttttgtttgtttaactgAGAACATGTTCAAGCCCACAGCTCTTTGTGCTACCTATTTTATGTGGAAGGAAGAGAGCTTTCCACTTACATTTCCACCTGTTTTCCAAAGCCCTTCCTCACAAAGCAAGGAAATCAGAAGGAAATGAATCAAAGGTCCCTGCACCAAACTGCTGtatgaaggcaaaaaaaaaatcaatacagcAAAAAATGATTCCACACTCTCTTCCATAGCTCCATTTGAATGACAACATTTATGGCTTTTTTAACACAGTGGCAGAAAATAAACTAGGGTCATCCTATCAGATCTAGATTTACTGATGCCCTTGCAGCAGGCTGTGTTAAGACCCAGTAACCTCCAGCACAATTACAGCTGTCAACTTGTTGTGTTTTGATAGTGAAATACAGGGGCTTGGAGGGAAACTCACAAGACATGGAATGACCTagtttttatctgttttctttcaaaaaattgTGCCTTGCAACCAAAGCCCTGAGGTCTGCTTAGCTGTGCACCACAACTAATACAAATGTGCACCTATAGCTtaataaaaccttttgtttttatggTGTTTGGATGTCTGTCCATCCTGCTGGTACTGGTGGGACTGCCTGAGCAACAGCAGACTCAGAGTGAACCAGCTCGTGTGCCTGGCCTCCCTGTCACCTGTGTGTGAGGAAATGCTCAAGCACCCTTTCAGCTCTTTCTCAAGCAACTTCATAAACATTAATCTGGTCTCCTTTTCAGAAACCCCACCTAGTTACCAAAGGTGAAAGAGACTGTGATTACGGGTGGGTCTGGCAGATCATCTCCAGACTTCTCCCTTCTCACCCTGTCCTCCTCATTAGATCTATGCTACCAAGCCAGGACTCCAAAGTC
It contains:
- the EMP2 gene encoding epithelial membrane protein 2, with the protein product MLILLAFIIVFHITSAALLFISTIDNAWWVGDNFSTDVWRMCTTNTSTCMAITEEFNEYQSIQAVQAAMILSTIFCCVAFLVFILQLFRLKQGERFVLTSIIQLLSCLCVMIAASIYTDRHEDLHQSHGYRMEVSKGQYGYSFVLAWIAFAFTLISGVMYLVLRKRK